The following coding sequences lie in one Polynucleobacter sp. HIN7 genomic window:
- the secA gene encoding preprotein translocase subunit SecA, with the protein MVLGLIKTLVGSSNDRLLKQYRKVVSKVNALEANLQAFDDFALQAKTAEFKQRIAAGEALDDLAAEAFAVVREASVRVMKMRHFDVQIMGALALHQGKIAEMGTGEGKTLTATLAVYLNALSGKGVHVVTVNDYLAERDAEWMSKLYTFLGLTVGINLSQMNHEAKQKAYAADITYGTNNEFGFDYLRDNMVQDVAQRVQRGLSYAIVDEVDSILIDEARTPLIISGQAEDHTDLYIKMNALPAHLDPQVGEEKSDGSGVIKPGDYWVDEKSHQVYLTERGHEKAEQILTQIGLLKEGDSLYAPQNINLMHHLYAALRAHSLYHRDQHYVVQGGEVIIVDEFTGRLMQGRRWSDGLHQAVEAKEKVGIQNENQTLATITFQNYFRMYQKLAGMTGTADTEAYEFKEIYGLETVVIPPNRPSRRLDRQDQIYKTSPERYAAVTKDIKECYERGQPVLVGTTSIENSELISKLLDKEKLSHQVLNAKQHAREAEIIAQAGRPKMITIATNMAGRGTDIVLGGNVERQSLLIEADESLGDAEKAKRIQQLKDEWQGLHDAVVNAGGLHIIGTERHESRRIDNQLRGRAGRQGDPGSSRFYLSLDDPLLRIFAGDRLRAVMDRLKMPEGEPIEAGMVTRSIESAQRKVEGRNFDIRKQLLEYDDVANDQRKETYRLRNQILESKDIGDLIANLCEDVFTAIVRNYVPVESMEEQWDIPALEHLLANEWGITVDLQGWIANADTVDDEEIVTRVIEAAKKNYKAKEELTGRESFASFERSVMLYSLDIHWREHLAALDRLRQGIHLRGYAQKDPKQEYRREAFELYAELLDVVKNDVIKTVFTVQIKNASELDEAAETIADDSQVKEMQFKHNQFAEGESIPVEQVEHAIAPAPVRDGPKIGRNDPCHCGSGKKYKHCHGKIA; encoded by the coding sequence ATGGTACTTGGTCTTATTAAAACACTGGTTGGTAGCAGCAATGACCGCCTTCTCAAGCAATACCGCAAGGTCGTTTCTAAGGTAAATGCCCTTGAGGCCAATCTCCAGGCTTTCGACGATTTTGCCTTACAAGCGAAAACTGCCGAATTTAAGCAACGGATTGCCGCCGGTGAGGCTTTGGATGACCTTGCCGCTGAAGCGTTTGCAGTGGTCCGTGAGGCCAGCGTACGGGTCATGAAAATGCGTCATTTTGACGTTCAAATCATGGGAGCCTTGGCCCTTCATCAGGGAAAAATCGCTGAAATGGGTACTGGTGAAGGTAAAACCCTAACCGCAACCTTGGCGGTTTACTTAAATGCACTCTCAGGTAAGGGTGTTCATGTGGTGACTGTGAATGATTACTTGGCAGAACGGGATGCCGAGTGGATGTCTAAGCTCTACACTTTTTTGGGACTGACCGTTGGTATTAATTTGTCGCAAATGAATCATGAGGCCAAGCAAAAAGCCTATGCCGCTGATATCACGTATGGAACTAATAATGAGTTTGGCTTTGATTATTTGCGTGACAACATGGTTCAGGATGTGGCCCAGCGGGTACAGCGCGGCCTCTCCTATGCAATTGTTGACGAGGTTGATTCGATTCTGATTGACGAAGCTCGGACCCCACTTATTATTTCGGGGCAGGCTGAAGACCATACTGATTTATATATCAAGATGAATGCGTTGCCTGCGCATCTTGATCCGCAGGTGGGAGAAGAAAAATCCGATGGTTCGGGCGTGATTAAACCAGGCGATTACTGGGTCGATGAGAAATCCCATCAGGTCTATTTGACTGAGCGTGGCCATGAAAAAGCAGAACAAATCCTGACCCAAATTGGTTTATTGAAAGAGGGCGACTCCCTTTATGCCCCGCAGAATATTAATTTGATGCATCACCTCTACGCAGCCTTACGCGCACACTCTTTGTATCACCGCGATCAACACTACGTGGTTCAGGGTGGTGAGGTCATCATCGTGGATGAGTTCACGGGCCGCTTAATGCAGGGTAGACGTTGGTCGGACGGCTTGCATCAAGCGGTTGAGGCGAAAGAAAAGGTGGGGATTCAGAACGAGAACCAAACGCTTGCCACCATTACCTTCCAGAACTACTTCCGGATGTATCAAAAATTGGCTGGCATGACCGGAACGGCAGATACCGAAGCCTACGAGTTCAAAGAGATCTACGGACTTGAAACGGTGGTGATTCCCCCCAATCGACCTAGCCGTCGACTGGATCGGCAAGATCAAATTTATAAGACCTCGCCCGAGCGCTACGCAGCAGTCACTAAAGACATTAAAGAATGTTATGAACGAGGTCAGCCAGTTCTAGTAGGCACTACTTCCATTGAGAACTCGGAGCTGATTTCTAAATTACTCGATAAAGAAAAGCTTTCTCATCAGGTTCTCAATGCAAAGCAACATGCGCGTGAGGCAGAAATTATTGCTCAAGCGGGTCGACCCAAGATGATTACCATTGCCACCAATATGGCTGGTCGTGGAACCGATATTGTTTTAGGTGGAAATGTCGAGCGGCAATCACTCCTCATTGAAGCCGATGAGTCTCTTGGTGATGCTGAAAAAGCAAAACGGATTCAGCAGTTAAAGGACGAATGGCAGGGACTGCATGATGCAGTCGTCAATGCTGGTGGTCTGCATATTATTGGTACTGAACGACATGAAAGTCGCCGCATCGATAATCAGCTGCGTGGACGTGCCGGACGTCAAGGCGATCCTGGTTCATCGCGTTTCTATCTCTCGTTAGACGATCCTTTATTGCGTATTTTTGCAGGTGATCGTTTACGTGCTGTAATGGATCGCTTAAAGATGCCCGAAGGCGAGCCGATTGAGGCGGGAATGGTAACGCGCTCAATTGAATCTGCTCAGCGAAAAGTAGAAGGACGTAACTTTGATATTCGTAAACAACTGCTCGAATACGATGATGTCGCTAACGATCAACGCAAAGAGACCTATCGACTTCGCAATCAGATTCTTGAAAGTAAAGATATTGGTGACCTGATTGCCAATTTATGCGAAGACGTTTTTACAGCAATTGTCCGCAATTACGTCCCAGTGGAATCGATGGAAGAGCAGTGGGATATCCCCGCTCTTGAGCACCTCTTGGCAAATGAATGGGGAATTACCGTTGATCTTCAAGGGTGGATTGCCAATGCTGATACGGTCGATGACGAAGAAATCGTAACCCGGGTGATTGAAGCGGCAAAGAAGAATTACAAGGCTAAAGAGGAGCTCACGGGCCGTGAGTCGTTTGCTAGCTTTGAGCGTTCGGTGATGCTATATAGCTTAGATATTCACTGGCGTGAGCATTTGGCTGCCTTAGATCGACTGCGCCAAGGAATTCATTTGCGCGGCTATGCCCAAAAAGATCCAAAGCAAGAGTATCGCCGTGAGGCATTTGAGCTCTACGCAGAACTTTTGGATGTGGTGAAAAATGATGTGATTAAGACCGTGTTTACGGTTCAGATTAAAAATGCCTCAGAGCTTGATGAAGCTGCAGAAACCATCGCTGATGATAGCCAAGTAAAAGAGATGCAATTTAAGCATAACCAGTTTGCTGAGGGGGAAAGTATCCCTGTTGAGCAGGTTGAGCATGCAATTGCACCAGCCCCAGTTCGTGATGGCCCAAAAATTGGTCGAAATGATCCTTGCCATTGCGGTAGTGGTAAGAAATACAAGCACTGCCACGGAAAAATTGCTTAA
- the argJ gene encoding bifunctional glutamate N-acetyltransferase/amino-acid acetyltransferase ArgJ has translation MAVNFPILDPKSLSPISGLALGFAQAGIKRANRKDVLVMRLVPGSAVAGVFTQNRFCAAPVQLCKQHLLEANPIEALIVNTGNANAGTGEEGLRRAFQTCEVLAKSFGLSPEQVLPFSTGVIMEQLPADKIVAAIPQAVAQLSEDNWFAAAQAIMTTDTLPKAASQTINTEQGPIVITGISKGAGMIQPNMATMLGFVGTNVQVDRGLLQELTAEAANLSFNAITIDGDTSTNDSFIVMATGQSLIRIQSRSDPLYSLFRKGLIAISQQLAQLIVRDGEGATKFITICVKGGKNSLECKQVAKAIAHSPLVKTAFFASDPNLGRILAAVGYAGIDDLDSGKVQLWLDDVWVAKDGGRHPNYQEEQGQAVMKQSEITVTVDLGRGDAMETVWTCDLSHEYVSINADYRS, from the coding sequence ATGGCTGTTAATTTTCCAATCCTTGATCCCAAATCCCTAAGCCCTATTTCTGGGCTGGCCCTTGGGTTTGCGCAGGCTGGTATTAAGCGGGCAAATCGCAAAGATGTTTTGGTAATGCGCCTAGTTCCCGGTTCGGCAGTAGCAGGCGTATTTACCCAAAATCGGTTTTGTGCCGCTCCCGTACAGTTATGTAAACAGCATCTATTGGAGGCTAATCCAATTGAGGCATTGATCGTGAACACCGGTAATGCCAATGCAGGGACTGGTGAAGAGGGACTGCGTCGAGCCTTTCAGACCTGTGAGGTGCTAGCAAAGTCGTTTGGGCTGAGTCCAGAGCAAGTATTGCCCTTTTCAACAGGGGTGATCATGGAGCAACTGCCAGCTGACAAAATTGTGGCTGCGATACCTCAAGCCGTGGCGCAATTATCTGAAGATAATTGGTTTGCAGCAGCCCAAGCGATCATGACCACCGATACCCTGCCGAAGGCGGCTTCGCAGACGATCAATACCGAGCAGGGACCTATTGTTATCACGGGTATTTCAAAAGGGGCCGGCATGATTCAGCCAAATATGGCGACTATGCTGGGTTTTGTGGGGACGAATGTTCAAGTTGATCGAGGCTTACTGCAAGAGCTCACCGCAGAGGCTGCGAACCTGTCATTTAACGCAATCACGATTGATGGCGATACATCAACTAATGATTCTTTCATCGTGATGGCCACCGGCCAATCCCTAATCCGCATTCAGAGTCGCTCTGATCCGCTCTATAGTTTATTTCGAAAGGGTTTAATTGCTATCTCTCAACAGTTAGCGCAGCTGATTGTGCGCGATGGCGAGGGTGCCACTAAATTTATAACAATTTGTGTAAAAGGCGGCAAGAATAGCCTTGAGTGCAAGCAGGTAGCCAAAGCAATTGCACATTCGCCTTTGGTTAAAACTGCGTTTTTTGCAAGCGATCCCAATTTAGGTCGGATCTTGGCTGCGGTGGGCTATGCTGGAATCGATGATCTTGATAGTGGCAAGGTCCAACTCTGGTTGGATGATGTTTGGGTTGCAAAGGATGGTGGTCGACATCCAAACTATCAAGAAGAGCAAGGTCAAGCCGTGATGAAACAATCAGAAATAACCGTCACGGTTGATTTAGGAAGAGGCGATGCGATGGAGACGGTTTGGACCTGCGATTTATCGCATGAGTATGTCTCAATTAACGCTGATTACCGCTCATAA